One segment of Polypterus senegalus isolate Bchr_013 chromosome 8, ASM1683550v1, whole genome shotgun sequence DNA contains the following:
- the LOC120534604 gene encoding LOW QUALITY PROTEIN: GTPase IMAP family member 4-like (The sequence of the model RefSeq protein was modified relative to this genomic sequence to represent the inferred CDS: deleted 1 base in 1 codon), with product MNKIEQQKGPSTLESQEKKKSIRPEPFSHDDEHLRIVLVGKTGVGKSAVGNTILGFKEFKSTACSKSVTSKCEKKKTNVDGTNVAVIDTPGLFDTELRDSIKEEIVKCVQKSSPGPHAFLMVIQVGRFTEEEKKTVDQLVEMFGKECLEYVIVLFTHADDLDEDITIKEYIESSEKISRTWLKCGHRYHAFNNKDINNREQVEKLLRKIKKMVEKNDGTHYTHAMYQEAERLIKQKEMEIKREAEEQKKKEEEALKKREQ from the exons accagAACCCTTTAGTCATGATGATGAGCACCTCAGAATTGTACTGGTTGGGAAGACTGGAGTTGGAAAAAGTGCTGTTGGGAATACCATATTGGGGTTTAAGGAGTTTAAATCAACAGCCTGTAGTAAATCAGTAACATCtaagtgtgaaaagaaaaaaactaatgttGATGGCACCAACGTGGCTGTAATTGACACCCCAGGGTTGTTTGACACAGAGCTTCGCGAttcaataaaagaagaaattgtAAAATGTGTTCAAAAGTCTTCTCCAGGACCTCATGCATTTTTGATGGTGATTCAGGTTGGAAGATTcactgaagaagaaaagaaaactgtcGACCAACTTGTGGAAATGTTTGGAAAGGAGTGTTTGGAATATGTCATAGTGCTGTTCACCCATGCGGACGACCTAGATGAGGACATCACTATTAAAGAGTATATTGAGTCATCAGAAAAGATCTCAAGGACTTGGTTG AAATGTGGTCACAGATATCATGCCTTCAATAATAAAGACATTAATAACCGTGAGCAGGTCGAAAAACTCTtgaggaaaataaagaaaatggtggAAAAGAATGATGGTACCCATTATACTCATGCTATGTACCAAGAGGCAGAGCGGCTTATCAAGCAGAAAGAGATGGAGATAAAGAGAGAAGCTGAAGAGCaaaagaagaaggaagaagaagcaCTCAAGAAGAGGgagcaa